The Streptomyces sp. NBC_00775 genome includes the window GCGATCCTCGCTACCGGCGCGCTCCTGCTGGGCGGTGCGGGCATGGCGCCCATCGCCCAGGCGCAGAGCGGCAGTTCACCCCAACCCGACGCGAACGCCGTGAAGGTGTTCCATGCGGAGGTCACGAAGCAGCAGGTACCCCTGCTGCTCGCGGCCGGGCAGGACGGCCACGAACTCGGCGACACGACCTGGAAGAACGGCAAGAGCACGGTCGAGGTCTACGTCACCGACCAGCAGGCCAAGAAGCTGGAGAAGCAGGGCGTCGAGCTCACCGAGCACACCCTGTCGGCCAAGGCCGAGGCGCGCGTGGAAGACGCGGCCCAGGGCGTGTTCCGCCCCTACAGCGGCAAGGGCAATCTCCAGGAGGAGATCGTCAAGACGGGCGAGGCCCACCCCGACCTCACCAAGGTCGTCTCCATCGGCAAGACCGTCAACGGCCAGGACATCCTGGCGCTCAAACTGACCAAGGGCGCCAAGAAGACCAAGGACGGCGCCAAACCGTCGGTCCTGTACCTGTCCAACCAGCACGCGCGCGAGTGGATCACGCCCGAGATGACACGGCGTCTGATGCACTACTACTTGGACAACTACTCGACGGACAAGCGCATCAAGAAGATCGTCGACTCCACCGAACTGTGGTTCGTCCTGTCCGCCAACCCCGACGGCTACGACTACACGTTCAAGGACGCGGACGCGCGCCAGTGGCGCAAGAACCTGCGGGACGTGAACGGCGACGGCGTCATCTCCACCGGCGACGGCGTCGACCTCAACCGCAACTTCGCCTACAAGTGGGGCTACGACGACGAGGGTTCGTCCCCCAACCCCACCAGCGAGACCTACCGCGGCACGAGCCCCAGCTCCGAGCCCGAGACCAAGGCCCTCGACGCCTTCGAGAAGCGCATCGGCTTCACGTACGGCATCAACTACCACTCCGCCGCCGAACTGCTCCTCTACGGAGTGGGCTGGCAGGTGGCGACACCGACCCCGGACGACGTGCTCTACAAGTCGCTCGCCGGAACCCCCGAGAACTCGGCGATCCCGGGCTACCACCCGCAGGTCTCCTCGGAGCTCTACACCACCAACGGCGAGGCGGACGGCCACGCGGGCAACGTCAACGGCATCGCGATGTTCACCCCCGAGATGTCGACCTGCCAGACCGCGTCGAACCTCGACCCGGGCGACGCCTGGAACGCGGCCGACTGCGCCTCGGTCTTCACCTTCCCAGACGACGAGAAGCTGATCGAGCAGGAGTTCGAGAAGAACATCCCGTTCGCGCTCTCCGTCGCCGAGACCGCGGCCCACCCCGACACGCCGTCCTCCTCGGTCGGCATCGACGCCCCCGACTTCACCCCGGCCACCTTCACGACGTCGTACTCCCGCGGAGCCGACCAGGAGGTCTCCGTCGTCGTCCGCAGGTCCGTACGCGACAAGGAGCTCAAGTACCGCGTCAACGGCGGCCGTACGCAGGACATGGCGCTCAAGGCATGGAAGGGCGGCGAGACCTACGGCGGCAGGGACAACCTCTACTTCGACGAGTACCGCGCCAAGGTCCAGGACGGCGACCCGGGCGACAAGGTCGAGGTCTGGTACGCCGGCAGGACGAAGAGCGGGAAGCGCACCTCCAGTACGCACTTCACGTACACCGTGGCCGAGCGGCCGAAGGCCGACACGCTGGTCGTCGCCGAGGAAGGCGCGACCGCCACACAGTCCCAGGCGTACGTGGACGCCCTGAAGGCCAACGGCAAGAAGCCCCTCGTCTGGGACGTCGCGACCCTGGGCGCGCCCGACGCGCTCGGCGTGCTCGACCACTTCAAGACGGTCGTCCACTACACCGGCGCCCTACGGCCGGGCGTCGCCACCCAGCTCCAGCTGCGCGCCTTCCTCAACGAGGGCGGCAAGCTGGTCGAGGCGGGCGAGCTCGCCGGCGGCAGCGTCGACCTCGGTGGCGGCACCTTCTCGAACGACTTCAGCCAGTACTACCTGGGCGCCTACTCCCGTACGTCCACTCCGGGGGCCACCGGCTTCACCGGCTCCGGGAAGCTCACCGGCTTCACGGGGGCACTCGGCGACGCGCCCGGCAACCCGCTGAACGCGGCGGGTACCTACAGCGTCACCTCGGACACGCTGCCCGCCGCGCAGTACCCGCAGTTCGCGTCGAGCGCCGGAGCGGGGCAGTTCGCCGGGACCGCCAACCCGTACGGGCCCTACGCGGGCTCGTACATGGCCGCCGCCGTCCACACCGACGACGCCTACAAGCGCCTCACCCGCACCATCGACCTCACCGGTGTCGGAGCGGCGGACAAGCCGACGCTCCGTTCCCAGCTCCTGTGGGACGTCGAGCCCGGCTACGACCACGTGGTGCTCGAAGTCCACACCACCGGGGCCGACGACTGGACGACACTGCCCGAGGCGGGCGGCGCCACCAGCAACACGGTTCCCGCGGAGTGCGAGGCCGGATTCCTGATCAGGGAGCACCCCTCCCTCAAGCGGTATCTGACCTTCAGCACGGCCGGCTGCACCAACACCGGCACCAGCGGATCCTGGAACAGCATCACCGGCGCCTCCAGCGGCTGGCAGCAAGTCAACTACGACCTGAGCGCCTACGCCGGCAAGTCGATCGAGGTCTCGCTCAGCTACATCACCGACCCGAGCACCGGCGGCCACGGTGTCCTCACGGACAACGCTTCGCTCGTCGTCGGCGGGGCGGCCACCGAGACCGAGGGCTTCGAGTCCTCGCTCGGCCCCTGGAGCGTCCCCGGACCGCCCGCGGGCAGCCCGGCCGTCCTCAAGGACTGGGCGCGCTACGGAGAGCTCTTCAAGACGTACGGAGGGATCACCACGGGCGACACCGTGCTGCTGGGCTACGGCCTGGAGCACGTCACCGCGGCGGCCGACCGTGCGGCCCTCATCGGGAAGGCGCTGACGGCACTCAAGGGCTGACCCCGGGTGACGGTCTCGTCAACATCGAGGGTGTTCCGTACCCCTACTGGTGGGTACGGAACACCCTGCCGTGTATGGGGCATCTGGATGTCACTCCAGGAGCCTCAGGGAGGTAGGGTCGTAGGCGGTCGGGGACATCCCATACAAACTCGCCGGCATCTGAGTCGGCGTACCTAACGAGGAGATCGGTTCGTGACGATCCGCGTAGGCATCAACGGCTTTGGCCGCATCGGTCGTAACTACTTCCGCGCGCTGCTGGAGCAGGGTGCTGACATCGAGATCGTGGCTGTCAACGACCTGGGTGACACCGCGACCACCGCTCACCTGCTCAAGTACGACACCATCCTGGGCCGCCTCAAGGCCGAGGTGTCGCACACCGCCGACACGATCACCGTCGACGGCCACACCATCAAGGTGCTCTCC containing:
- a CDS encoding M14 family metallopeptidase — its product is MRRRARAILATGALLLGGAGMAPIAQAQSGSSPQPDANAVKVFHAEVTKQQVPLLLAAGQDGHELGDTTWKNGKSTVEVYVTDQQAKKLEKQGVELTEHTLSAKAEARVEDAAQGVFRPYSGKGNLQEEIVKTGEAHPDLTKVVSIGKTVNGQDILALKLTKGAKKTKDGAKPSVLYLSNQHAREWITPEMTRRLMHYYLDNYSTDKRIKKIVDSTELWFVLSANPDGYDYTFKDADARQWRKNLRDVNGDGVISTGDGVDLNRNFAYKWGYDDEGSSPNPTSETYRGTSPSSEPETKALDAFEKRIGFTYGINYHSAAELLLYGVGWQVATPTPDDVLYKSLAGTPENSAIPGYHPQVSSELYTTNGEADGHAGNVNGIAMFTPEMSTCQTASNLDPGDAWNAADCASVFTFPDDEKLIEQEFEKNIPFALSVAETAAHPDTPSSSVGIDAPDFTPATFTTSYSRGADQEVSVVVRRSVRDKELKYRVNGGRTQDMALKAWKGGETYGGRDNLYFDEYRAKVQDGDPGDKVEVWYAGRTKSGKRTSSTHFTYTVAERPKADTLVVAEEGATATQSQAYVDALKANGKKPLVWDVATLGAPDALGVLDHFKTVVHYTGALRPGVATQLQLRAFLNEGGKLVEAGELAGGSVDLGGGTFSNDFSQYYLGAYSRTSTPGATGFTGSGKLTGFTGALGDAPGNPLNAAGTYSVTSDTLPAAQYPQFASSAGAGQFAGTANPYGPYAGSYMAAAVHTDDAYKRLTRTIDLTGVGAADKPTLRSQLLWDVEPGYDHVVLEVHTTGADDWTTLPEAGGATSNTVPAECEAGFLIREHPSLKRYLTFSTAGCTNTGTSGSWNSITGASSGWQQVNYDLSAYAGKSIEVSLSYITDPSTGGHGVLTDNASLVVGGAATETEGFESSLGPWSVPGPPAGSPAVLKDWARYGELFKTYGGITTGDTVLLGYGLEHVTAAADRAALIGKALTALKG